In the genome of Paenibacillus pabuli, one region contains:
- a CDS encoding cupin domain-containing protein — protein sequence MNDRINDVQTLLFQDDGVIPNHPSLPVLLYKGVWAKDSSRAESLLNRNGWGNSWINGVFDYHHYHSNAHEVLAVISGWVELILGGEHGQTVRLQAGDVVVLPAGTGHKRLSASLDFRIAGAYPGGMSYNTRTGKQGERPEALREIQEVPVPNTDPVYGQEGPLLELWNQNK from the coding sequence ATGAATGATCGAATAAATGATGTACAGACGCTGTTATTTCAGGACGATGGTGTGATTCCCAATCATCCGAGTCTGCCTGTATTGCTGTATAAAGGGGTTTGGGCAAAAGATTCCTCTCGTGCAGAGTCGTTACTGAACCGTAACGGATGGGGAAATAGCTGGATTAACGGTGTGTTTGACTATCATCATTACCACAGCAATGCTCATGAAGTACTTGCGGTGATTAGCGGTTGGGTTGAACTCATTCTTGGCGGGGAACATGGACAGACTGTTCGCCTTCAGGCTGGCGATGTCGTCGTGCTACCTGCGGGAACCGGACACAAACGGCTGAGCGCGAGCCTTGATTTTCGCATAGCTGGCGCCTATCCAGGTGGCATGAGTTACAATACAAGGACGGGTAAACAAGGTGAGCGGCCTGAGGCTCTCCGTGAGATTCAGGAGGTTCCAGTTCCGAATACCGATCCGGTATATGGACAAGAGGGACCGCTATTGGAGTTATGGAATCAGAATAAATGA
- a CDS encoding DUF1835 domain-containing protein, translated as MIDNVFDFEKELHLMNEDELRSLLRMLYLIAEREVSIQSAEEHSVLFAAKIQSIFNTLDENRKREKAEKQAVMGQKPREIHIAIGESPLGSIKVAMGKVPGRSERRFFSMNDYYAIGPLGDLTNKADLHRRHLWLLEKLYMSEHGSYAVQGMDELLQLNNMLSSIDEDTRITIWYANNAHERTGLLYAMHLLRNRLGPIYLIETSSLYQELFKPSGVQHDVLRTGEIFSEKLLAMWHVCSEQGPLSLEERRQLEQEWVDLAVRPGLLRLMKDGVIQSVPEDGIDEFIMQKARELTSTRQPGEFIKAARVVGEVLGHLEQAVGDAFIEYRVRQLILQGRLEMEGKPHAMRLYSVRLPQ; from the coding sequence ATGATTGACAATGTCTTTGATTTTGAAAAGGAGCTGCACCTTATGAATGAGGATGAGCTGCGTTCGCTATTGCGTATGCTTTATCTCATTGCAGAAAGGGAAGTCAGTATTCAGTCAGCGGAAGAACATTCTGTTCTTTTTGCAGCGAAAATTCAGTCGATATTCAATACATTAGACGAGAATCGGAAACGGGAGAAAGCTGAGAAACAGGCGGTGATGGGACAGAAACCACGTGAAATTCATATAGCGATTGGAGAATCGCCGCTAGGCAGCATTAAGGTTGCGATGGGTAAGGTTCCAGGGCGCTCGGAGCGGCGGTTTTTCTCTATGAATGACTACTATGCTATCGGTCCATTGGGCGATTTGACGAACAAGGCGGATTTACACCGCAGGCACCTCTGGCTGCTTGAGAAACTTTATATGAGTGAGCATGGAAGTTATGCTGTCCAAGGCATGGATGAGCTGCTTCAATTAAACAACATGTTGAGTTCAATTGATGAAGATACGCGAATCACCATCTGGTATGCGAATAATGCTCATGAGAGAACGGGGCTTTTATATGCCATGCATTTGCTGCGTAACCGGCTGGGACCAATCTATTTGATCGAGACAAGTTCCTTATATCAGGAGTTATTCAAACCTTCTGGGGTTCAGCATGATGTTCTAAGAACCGGTGAAATTTTTTCCGAGAAGTTGTTAGCGATGTGGCATGTCTGTTCTGAGCAGGGGCCGCTGTCATTAGAAGAACGCCGTCAACTGGAGCAAGAGTGGGTTGATTTGGCCGTACGGCCTGGGCTTCTGCGGTTAATGAAGGATGGCGTGATTCAAAGTGTGCCCGAAGACGGGATAGATGAGTTTATTATGCAGAAGGCAAGAGAGCTTACGTCAACCAGGCAGCCTGGCGAGTTTATAAAAGCAGCCCGCGTCGTCGGTGAAGTGCTGGGCCATCTCGAACAAGCTGTCGGAGACGCATTTATTGAATACCGTGTACGACAACTAATATTGCAAGGACGGCTAGAGATGGAAGGAAAGCCACATGCCATGCGGCTATACAGTGTAAGACTTCCTCAGTAA
- a CDS encoding TVP38/TMEM64 family protein, with product MTPASLDIMSYITEENIRFWLEKFRSLGPLPGILLTFMKSFVPPLPTLLIVGVNGAVYGLWAGFLYSWIGMVLGCTVTFLIVREIGKSAFVERWANKPRVQRSMVWIRRNAFSYVFLLSIFPVGPFVIINVAAGIARMRLLSFLLAVSFGKAIMIFCVTYIGSNVAQFMEHPVRWGGVLLFIAVSLWASRKLERHFTRSSLNRDEMNDLSHSSGKSISS from the coding sequence ATGACCCCGGCATCTTTGGACATCATGTCCTATATTACGGAAGAGAATATTCGTTTTTGGCTGGAGAAGTTTCGCTCCCTGGGTCCGTTACCGGGTATTTTACTTACCTTTATGAAATCATTCGTGCCCCCGCTGCCTACGCTGCTCATTGTGGGGGTTAACGGTGCGGTGTACGGGCTATGGGCAGGCTTCCTATATTCATGGATCGGGATGGTACTCGGCTGTACCGTCACATTCCTGATTGTACGGGAGATTGGCAAATCGGCTTTTGTAGAACGTTGGGCCAACAAACCGCGCGTGCAGCGAAGCATGGTATGGATTCGGCGGAATGCGTTCAGTTATGTGTTTTTGTTGAGTATTTTCCCGGTTGGGCCGTTCGTCATTATCAATGTCGCGGCAGGTATTGCTCGAATGAGATTGCTTTCCTTCCTGCTTGCGGTGAGCTTTGGCAAAGCCATTATGATCTTCTGTGTGACGTATATCGGTTCGAATGTAGCTCAGTTTATGGAACATCCTGTGCGTTGGGGAGGTGTGCTGCTGTTTATCGCGGTATCCCTGTGGGCAAGTCGGAAGCTGGAGCGGCACTTCACCCGTTCGTCATTAAATCGGGACGAAATGAATGATCTGAGTCACTCCTCTGGAAAGTCTATTTCGTCGTAA